A DNA window from Elephas maximus indicus isolate mEleMax1 chromosome 17, mEleMax1 primary haplotype, whole genome shotgun sequence contains the following coding sequences:
- the PCBP1 gene encoding poly(rC)-binding protein 1, which yields MDAGVTESGLNVTLTIRLLMHGKEVGSIIGKKGESVKRIREESGARINISEGNCPERIITLTGPTNAIFKAFAMIIDKLEEDINSSMTNSTAASRPPVTLRLVVPATQCGSLIGKGGCKIKEIRESTGAQVQVAGDMLPNSTERAITIAGVPQSVTECVKQICLVMLETLSQSPQGRVMTIPYQPMPASSPVICAGGQDRCSDAAGYPHATHDLEGPPLDAYSIQGQHTISPLDLAKLNQVARQQSHFAMLHGGTGFAGIDSSSPEVKGYWASLDASTQTTHELTIPNNLIGCIIGRQGANINEIRQMSGAQIKIANPVEGSSGRQVTITGSAASISLAQYLINARLSSEKGMGCS from the coding sequence ATGGATGCCGGTGTGACTGAAAGTGGACTAAATGTGACTCTCACCATTCGGCTTCTTATGCACGGAAAGGAAGTAGGAAGCATCATTGGGAAGAAAGGGGAGTCGGTTAAGAGGATCCGCGAGGAGAGTGGCGCGCGGATCAACATCTCGGAGGGGAATTGTCCCGAGAGAATCATCACTCTGACCGGGCCCACCAATGCCATCTTTAAGGCCTTCGCTATGATCATCGACAAGCTGGAAGAAGACATCAACAGCTCCATGACCAACAGCACGGCGGCCAGCAGGCCCCCGGTCACCCTGAGGCTGGTGGTGCCGGCCACCCAGTGCGGCTCCCTGATTGGGAAAGGCGGCTGTAAGATCAAGGAGATCCGTGAGAGTACGGGGGCCCAGGTCCAGGTGGCGGGGGATATGCTGCCCAACTCCACCGAGCGGGCCATCACCATTGCTGGCGTGCCGCAGTCTGTCACCGAGTGTGTCAAGCAGATCTGCCTGGTCATGCTGGAGACGCTCTCCCAGTCTCCGCAAGGGAGAGTCATGACCATTCCGTACCAGCCCATGCCGGCCAGCTCGCCAGTCATATGTGCCGGCGGCCAAGATCGTTGCAGCGACGCTGCGGGCTACCCCCACGCCACCCATGACCTGGAGGGACCACCTCTAGACGCCTACTCGATTCAAGGACAACACACCATTTCTCCGCTCGATCTGGCCAAGCTGAACCAGGTGGCAAGACAACAGTCTCACTTTGCCATGCTGCACGGCGGGACCGGATTCGCCGGAATTGACTCCAGCTCTCCAGAGGTGAAAGGCTATTGGGCAAGTTTGGATGCATCTACTCAAACCACCCATGAACTCACCATTCCAAATAACTTAATTGGCTGCATAATCGGGCGCCAGGGCGCCAACATTAATGAGATCCGCCAGATGTCGGGGGCCCAGATCAAAATTGCCAACCCAGTGGAAGGCTCCTCTGGTAGGCAGGTTACTATCACTGGTTCTGCTGCCAGTATTAGCCTGGCCCAGTATCTAATTAATGCCAGGCTTTCCTCTGAGAAGGGCATGGGCTGCAGCTAG